In the genome of Achromobacter sp. MFA1 R4, the window GTACCGGCCATCGTAGGATCCGGGCATGGTGCCGAGCAGCAGCGCCTTGCCCCCTGGAACCGTTGCATCTCCCTGCATGCGTAACCCACTTACGTCGAGCCGACTGGACAGGCCTAGCGGGCCCCAGAATTTCCCGTTGATGGAGATGCCCGAATCGTCCACGCGAACCCTATCACCTGGCAGCGCGGCCACGATCTTAATGATCCGCTGTCCATCCAAGGCATGGCCCATCAGTCCACCATTGGCGATGTACTCGACGTACATGCCGCGAGTAAGCCCGCCTTCGGGACGCCCAAGCCTTACAAAGTAGAAGGTGTGAGGTAGGCAGCGGTTCTCCTCCACCTGCACGTCCAGAGCAAAGTGCATCTTCTGGCGCAATGCGTCGGTGATTACCGGACGGGCCGAGAGCGCCAGCACGGCGCCCACCAGCGTTAACAATATTGCCGTCCGGTTCTTGCTCAGCTGGCGGCAGTTGGCCGCGATTCTTCGCCAGGAGCTTTGCAGGTAAGTCATCTACTTCTCTGCCCCCAAGCCCAGGCGTTCGGCGACGACTGTGGTGACATCCCCCAGGGGCGGGACAGCGAGTGCAGCATTTTTGTTCAGCACAAGAATTCCTGCACCTTCGTAGTCGCGAAGGACGCGAGCTAGTTGCGCCGCGAAATCTTGAGCGACATCGACCGGAGAGTTCACCTCCCCGGCAAGCGACGCCCTCTCATAGAATCGCTCAGCTAACCCTGCCGCATCGAGCACTACGACGGGCGTGCCACCGCCCATTTCTTGAGACGTAGCGGTCGATCGTGTCCTTTGCGGGGAATCCGTCTCAGCACTCAGCGGGCCGTCCGAGTCAAGGTTCCATGCCGCAAGAGTTGACGCAATTACCACCGCGACGAACACCGCGATCGCGAATTCCGGCTTTATGGCCTTAGGCCGCACCAGCCACAATCCCAATAAACACAGCAACGCCGCGCCGGCGGCCACGTACAAAAACGAGAACAAATTCATTCCGATCACCTTGCAAAAGAAGAGTTGTCTTGGCTCAGCCCATAGTGAGAGTGGGTTCGTGACGGGAAACCACACCGCGCGCCTCTTCGTCGAGGAATCTGCGGATAGCAGCGTCAGCCGAAACACCCTGATCGATCATGCGAAGGATCTCCGTCCGTTCCCTTCCGCTGGTGGAGAACATCACATTCGAATAGCGGCTTCGCACGAGTCGGTAGATCTCGTATGCGGAGTCGACTTTGAACATGAACTCGGAGTAGACGTTGTCCACTTTGTGAATCGAGTTGATCTGCTCCGCGCCATAGGCGTCGATTGAAAAGTGGTCTTGATTAAGTGCCTTCTGCACCTGATCCGGCTTCTGCTTGAGAATCGCATGCCACGCCGTGTTCTGGAGGATCGAGTCTCCGCGGGGAGATTTGCCGATATCCAGCAGACCCTGGGTCACGCAAGCGATTGCGCCAAGGTCTTTACGCGCGCGGGCGTAGGACTCGTCAATGCCCTCCGCCATGATCGGATTCAGCAGCCATTGTTTCGCCTCTTCCACCAGCAAGAGATTTCGAATGCCCTGGGTTTTCAACTTCTGTCGGCTGCGCGCGATCGCGGCAAACATCTGAAGCACAACCACGTCCCGCAGATGAG includes:
- a CDS encoding S26 family signal peptidase; this translates as MTYLQSSWRRIAANCRQLSKNRTAILLTLVGAVLALSARPVITDALRQKMHFALDVQVEENRCLPHTFYFVRLGRPEGGLTRGMYVEYIANGGLMGHALDGQRIIKIVAALPGDRVRVDDSGISINGKFWGPLGLSSRLDVSGLRMQGDATVPGGKALLLGTMPGSYDGRYWGFLDQDQIIGQAWPLF